In Tenacibaculum pacificus, a single window of DNA contains:
- a CDS encoding S41 family peptidase → MKNKKALFFGSLIVISVFFSFQSKFFEIAKQIEIYNNLFKELNINYIDEINPGELTDKAIKNTLKNLDPYTNFYNEQDVEDARIRREGEYGGIGISVFYTKKGISVLEVYKGFSADKAGLKAGDIITTVNGQKLIELAKNQYSQMLKGTPNKELSLIIDRNGTLKNIDLKLDKVILNPVPFYNMIDAETGYIILTKFTNQKATQEVAKAFNELKEKGMKKLVFDLRNNPGGSLFDAVNITNIFIPKGLKVVDTRGKTKKNSNIYKTRRDPLDTEIPVVVLINDRSASASEIVSGALQDYDRAVIMGERSFGKGLVQRYFKLNYGTQMKATISKYYTPSGRCIQELDYTNRDAKTGQVPKFSEGTVNQFKTKNGRTVYDGGGVNPDIKTGFSKKSVETKKLLKSKAIFNFVTDFTNKNENLITDNFSFKTENFTDFKNYLLYKDTSFVSKEEKLFKKAYHSVKNNNDISTEYKAIIQKLKKEKVAQIVINKSFLSKEIQNQIIKRYVYKEGLFKHQLKNDETISKAVSLLNNQKKYTSILTK, encoded by the coding sequence ATGAAGAATAAAAAAGCGCTTTTTTTTGGTTCACTTATTGTTATTTCTGTTTTTTTTTCATTTCAATCTAAGTTTTTTGAAATTGCAAAACAAATAGAAATTTACAACAACTTATTCAAAGAATTAAACATTAATTATATTGATGAAATTAATCCTGGAGAATTAACAGACAAAGCCATTAAAAACACGCTTAAAAATTTAGACCCTTATACCAATTTTTACAACGAACAAGATGTGGAAGATGCACGTATTAGACGTGAAGGAGAATATGGAGGTATTGGAATTTCTGTTTTTTATACAAAAAAAGGAATTAGTGTTTTAGAAGTTTACAAAGGGTTTTCAGCAGATAAAGCAGGCTTAAAAGCAGGTGATATTATTACAACAGTGAACGGTCAAAAGTTAATTGAACTAGCCAAAAACCAATATTCACAAATGCTTAAAGGAACTCCTAATAAAGAACTTTCTTTAATTATTGATAGAAATGGAACACTAAAAAATATTGATTTAAAACTAGATAAAGTTATTTTAAATCCTGTTCCTTTTTACAATATGATTGATGCCGAAACTGGCTATATTATTTTAACAAAATTTACCAATCAAAAAGCAACACAAGAAGTTGCCAAAGCTTTCAATGAATTGAAAGAAAAAGGAATGAAAAAGTTAGTTTTTGATTTACGTAACAATCCTGGAGGTTCTTTATTTGATGCCGTAAATATTACAAATATATTTATTCCAAAAGGCTTAAAAGTAGTAGATACTCGTGGTAAAACTAAAAAAAATAGCAATATTTATAAAACAAGAAGAGATCCTTTAGATACTGAAATACCTGTTGTTGTTTTAATAAATGATCGTTCTGCTTCGGCTTCTGAAATTGTATCGGGTGCTTTGCAAGATTATGATAGAGCCGTAATTATGGGCGAACGCTCTTTTGGAAAAGGTTTAGTGCAACGTTATTTTAAACTAAATTACGGAACACAAATGAAAGCTACTATTTCGAAATACTATACTCCTAGCGGACGTTGTATTCAAGAATTAGATTATACTAATAGAGATGCTAAAACAGGACAAGTTCCTAAGTTTTCTGAAGGAACAGTTAATCAATTTAAAACAAAAAACGGAAGAACGGTTTATGATGGCGGTGGTGTAAATCCTGATATAAAAACAGGATTCTCTAAAAAATCAGTAGAAACAAAAAAACTATTAAAATCGAAAGCTATCTTTAATTTTGTAACTGATTTTACCAATAAAAATGAAAACTTAATAACAGATAATTTTAGTTTTAAAACTGAAAATTTTACAGACTTTAAAAACTATTTACTTTATAAAGACACATCTTTTGTTTCCAAAGAAGAAAAATTATTTAAAAAAGCATATCATTCAGTAAAAAATAACAATGATATTTCAACAGAATATAAAGCTATTATTCAAAAATTGAAAAAAGAAAAAGTAGCACAAATTGTTATCAACAAAAGTTTTTTATCTAAAGAAATACAAAATCAAATTATAAAA
- the rnpA gene encoding ribonuclease P protein component translates to MKFTLGKQERLKSKKLIGKLYEEGKSIKVFPLRMVYIQTEHTSKFPVQVGVSVPKRNFKSAVDRNRIKRLLRETYRKKKYTVYDAVNKPHVFMISYIARDEWTYADLEVKMKKLLTLFVTEINKNEE, encoded by the coding sequence ATGAAATTTACACTAGGAAAACAAGAACGATTAAAGAGCAAAAAGCTGATAGGCAAATTGTATGAAGAAGGAAAATCTATAAAAGTTTTTCCACTTCGAATGGTATATATACAAACAGAACATACTTCAAAATTTCCTGTTCAGGTAGGAGTTTCTGTTCCAAAAAGAAATTTTAAAAGTGCGGTTGACAGAAACCGAATAAAACGTTTATTACGTGAAACGTATCGAAAAAAGAAATATACAGTCTATGATGCTGTAAATAAACCTCATGTCTTTATGATTTCTTATATTGCAAGAGACGAATGGACTTATGCCGATTTAGAAGTTAAAATGAAGAAATTATTAACGCTATTTGTCACTGAAATTAATAAAAATGAAGAATAA
- a CDS encoding acyl-CoA dehydrogenase family protein, translating into MKSDLFQAPDYYQTDDLLTYEHKLVRETAREWVKKNVSPIIEDAAQNAKFPTELISGLAEVGAFGSYIPEEYGGAGLDQISYGLIMQELERGDSGIRSTASVQSSLVMLPIYNYGNEAQRQKYLPKLASGEWIGSFGLTEPNHGSNPSGMETKFKDMGDYYLLNGAKMWISNAPICDVAVVWAKNEEGRIHGLLVERGMEGFSTPETHNKWSLRASITGELIFDNVKIPKENILLNKSGLGAPLLCLDSARYGIAWGAIGAAMDCYDTALRYAKERTQFGKPIGQFQLQQKKLAEMITEITKAQLLTWRLGVLKNENRASSAQISMAKRNNVDMAINIAREARQILGAMGISGDYSIMRHAMNLESVITYEGTHDVHLLITGLDITGLNAFK; encoded by the coding sequence ATGAAATCTGATTTATTTCAAGCACCTGATTATTATCAAACAGATGATTTATTAACATATGAACACAAACTTGTTCGTGAAACTGCTCGTGAATGGGTAAAAAAAAATGTGTCTCCAATTATTGAAGATGCCGCACAAAACGCAAAGTTTCCGACGGAATTAATTAGTGGTTTGGCAGAAGTTGGAGCTTTTGGTTCATATATTCCTGAAGAATATGGAGGTGCAGGTTTAGACCAAATTTCTTATGGATTAATAATGCAAGAATTAGAACGTGGCGATAGTGGTATTCGTTCAACAGCTTCGGTACAATCGTCTTTAGTAATGTTGCCTATTTATAATTATGGAAATGAAGCACAACGCCAAAAATATTTACCAAAGTTAGCTTCAGGAGAATGGATTGGAAGTTTTGGATTGACAGAACCAAATCACGGAAGTAATCCATCAGGTATGGAAACCAAGTTTAAAGATATGGGTGATTATTACTTATTAAATGGTGCAAAAATGTGGATTTCGAATGCGCCAATTTGTGATGTTGCCGTAGTTTGGGCAAAAAATGAAGAAGGACGTATTCATGGTTTACTTGTTGAAAGAGGCATGGAAGGGTTTTCTACGCCAGAAACACACAATAAATGGTCGTTAAGAGCTTCAATTACTGGAGAGCTTATTTTTGATAATGTTAAAATTCCTAAAGAAAATATATTGCTTAATAAATCGGGATTAGGAGCGCCTTTGTTATGTTTGGATTCGGCTCGTTATGGAATTGCTTGGGGTGCTATTGGTGCTGCAATGGATTGTTATGATACCGCTTTGCGATACGCAAAAGAACGTACACAATTTGGTAAACCGATTGGTCAATTTCAATTGCAACAAAAAAAGTTAGCCGAAATGATTACCGAAATTACCAAAGCTCAGTTATTAACTTGGCGATTAGGAGTGTTAAAAAATGAAAATCGTGCAAGTTCGGCTCAAATATCTATGGCAAAAAGAAATAATGTTGATATGGCGATAAATATAGCTAGAGAAGCACGACAAATTTTAGGCGCTATGGGAATATCGGGGGATTATTCTATTATGAGGCACGCTATGAATTTAGAAAGTGTAATTACTTATGAAGGAACACACGATGTTCATTTGTTAATTACAGGCTTAGATATTACAGGATTAAATGCTTTTAAGTAA